One window of the bacterium genome contains the following:
- a CDS encoding cytochrome C oxidase subunit IV family protein, giving the protein MHDTHATHAAHAPVPTNVFILVWVGLLVLTGITVAASVWFPGKVGIGVAMVVTPIKAAMILMWFMHLKYEKPVFKFMFLSAMLILAIVMGLTFFDYSFLGEGGYGGRI; this is encoded by the coding sequence ACCCGTGCCCACCAACGTCTTCATCCTGGTCTGGGTGGGCCTGCTGGTGCTGACGGGGATCACCGTGGCCGCCTCTGTCTGGTTCCCGGGCAAGGTGGGCATCGGCGTGGCCATGGTCGTGACACCGATCAAGGCGGCCATGATCCTGATGTGGTTCATGCACCTGAAGTACGAGAAGCCTGTCTTCAAGTTCATGTTCCTTTCGGCCATGCTCATCCTGGCCATCGTCATGGGCCTGACGTTCTTCGACTATTCGTTCCTCGGAGAGGGTGGATATGGCGGGCGCATCTAG